The following is a genomic window from Garra rufa chromosome 4, GarRuf1.0, whole genome shotgun sequence.
AAATCTTCATAGTAATTTAATTTAGCTAAATGTCTGCTTTCATGCAAGTAAGGGCTAAATTCAGACAGGATAACTGGAAAATTCCAGCTTAATCCCTTCCTTTACCTGGTAAATGGTGGCAAATACACTGctcaaaaaataaagggaacactaaaATAACATCCTAGATCTGATTGAAATAAAAATTCTTATTAAATGCTTTGTTCTTTACATAGTTGAATGGGCTGACAACAAATTAACACAAAAATTATCTATGAAAATCTAATTTATTAACCAATGGAGGTCTGGAATTTGGAGTCACACTTTGGAGTACTTAAGTAACAgttacttatatgtgaccctggaccacaaaaccagtcttaagtcgctggggtatatttgtagccatagccaaaaatacatagtatgggtcaaaattattgatttttcttttatgtcaaaaatcattaggaaattaagtaaagatcatgttccatgaagattttttgtaaaattcccactgtaaacctatcaaaatgtaatttttgattagtaatatgcattgttaagaacctaatttggacaactttaaaggtgattttctcagtattttgattttttgcacccttagatttcagattttcaaatagatgtatctcggccaaatattgtcctatcctaacaaaccatacatcaatggaaagcttatttattgagctttcatatgatgtatatatctcagttttgtaaaatttaaccttatgactggttttgtggtccagggtcacatatagagacTGAGAAGAGCTCATGTATGAGGCTGTGATTCTGTAAAGGCAACAAACAGGTACTTGATTATGAAAAACAACGTAACGGTACATGTTTCCATCAAGATCTCGATGGGTGGAGGTCTTTGGACATTGTTCTTTCGTCTCGTCTGTATGCTGCTTAAAGATCTAATAACACTAGAATAGATCGAGATGCAACTTTACTAAGCACAATTACTGTGCTATAGTGAGGTTTAATTTAAATAGAAATGAACAAACACTGCTGTTCTGCAAAACTGAACATAGTTGAGAGGACACTGTGTTTCGAATATTTCAGGCATAAACACACATTTGAGATTTGTCTGTAATTAATCTGAATTCAATTAAAAAGTAGATGAGAAGGGATTGTTTTTCTCTAATACACATTGGACACAATTAATGCTACTTTTATTTTGCCAGTTAAACAGCTCTTATAAAGCTGAGTTTGGAGatcacctgacaagagatcagagatcaTTCCTTCATTTAGAATCACTCCAGACCCCTAGATTCCctagaagttttttttattttacttaaaaaaagtgTGTGCTGtgctaacattttaagttaagtcaactcaaatatccatgtctttatgtagtacaacttaatatgtcatgttgactaaacttaaaactttaaggTTAAAGTtgaaacaccttttttttttttcttgtaacagTGTATGTTTATGCGCTCTCCTCCTCAGCTTTCAGAGTTCAGGTCAGGGATCTGGGATGGCCATGGCAGAACTTTGTGCTCAGTGAcccatttttgtgttgattttgatagTCTTTTTGGATCATTGTTCTGTTAGAAGATCCTTCCATGGCCCATTTGAAAGCAATCTGACTATTTTCTGCAGTTATCCAACTATGATCCtaggagagtctttggccactcaaactatCTTCCTCATATTGCATTTAGACAATATAGAAACAGACAATACACTGTAGGCAGATTAGTAACATTTCCTGTTGATTGGAACTCCTTAATTATTGTCCTGATGGTGGAAATGGAAATGTTCAATGCTTTAGCTTCTTTTATTGATTGACTTTCTATTTTGTGCTATTTTCTTGAATTTATAGTTTGTGAAGCTCAACAGTTTGTTGCTGCACATCAGAACGAAAttctttgttgtttgttttttctcaCTTTAATGGACGATAATGAGAATTATATTCCTGTgaaacaggaagccatggctggATAATTTCATGTTCCTTGTCActctggtgtgctaaaaaaatattaatatgaattGCAATATCAATCTACAGAAATTTTACTCAATAATTTGAAGGTCTACaaataattgtggccaatgtctactagagggagaaaaaaaatgattttcataatgtgaagtttttttttttttttaagtttaaaaggaTAAACAGTACAGATTTTTCAACCTTCTTGGATCATATTTTCTTAGGGTGCAAATATATGCCAGTAAAATGTCTAACAAGTCTAGGGGGTTAAATACTTTTGATTGGAGCTGTATTTGGGAAGTTTCGTAAAGAAACCAGAGATATTGACAGAAATATTGACAAGAGATTCGGAGATTTCAGGTGACACCTCTGTCAATACTTTAGTAGGTATAGGATTTAGCATACATGGGTTTGGATTTTATGGTTTTCATGTTGTGTTCTGATGTCTATTGCTTTATGCCAAACTgatgttattttttcttttttcactaCAGGTCTAATAGAACTGAAAGAGGAAAAACAAGACCCGAATGAAAGAGAAGGAAAAACatcatgatttcaaaactgaagaaaaaatgattagttgttcacagactgaGAAGATTTTATCAccaaaaaaaactcaaaaaaacacaaacacaatttGGACTAATTTTCAATCAGAAAGAAAGCCTTgatgtccacatgaaaattcacattaAAAAGAAGTCATTTAAATGccttcagtgtggaaagagttttaaacaGAAATGTCACCTTAATGCCCACATGATCATTCACTCTGGAGAGAGGCCTtacacctgccctcagtgtggaaagagtttcagggTTAAATGAAACCTTAAAACTCACAtcagaattcacactggagaaaaaccttacaccTTACAACTTTGTGGAAAGAGTGCTTTTGAAAACACGTTTTCACCATCCGCCCTCAAACCAATTCCAGAGCCAGCAGAGATTTCCTGGTTGTAAAGATGCCCAGATGCATCACCCCCATGAAAGTCCAGCCTCCTGCCGTCTAATGGGTTCACATCAGCATCACACAACAACTTCAAAACACTGAAACATCAAGGCCTGAGATTGCATTATTTTTCAAATGTCTCTGCTTACAAATGTCATTGCTTATTTCCTCACCTGTTTTTGCTCAGGAGATTCTGGACTCTGGAGCACAGCATATAACAGTGACAATGTGGGAAATGCTGGGGGTAGCATTGTCATAAATAACACAATATTCTGTGTTTGGCAGGAAaagatttaatgttttaaaaaatattttaaaaaatattagatcaaattaatgcagaatcaactttgtatttaaaataaacaccCTTGCTGAGATTTTAGTGTCATTGTAGTATACTATTTCAGTTTGTAGAACATGTGTCTAAATGGTAcctgtaaaaaataatttgtattatatatgtatgtattcacATTATAGAACATGTGAAAATAAATCCCattatataaataatgtaattaaaaaGAAGTAATAATAAATACGTTAACAATAAGAATGACGTCCTGAGGAGAGTATTTTTTGTATAGTAGAAATTGTAAGTATGTTGGTTCTGAATTCAAaatttttccacaaaataaaggttttttatttaaatgtcttGATTATTTTGTCAAACAAGTTAGTATAACAGTGATATACCCACAGCGAATATTTCTTCATATTTTGAGTTTCTAACTTAAATctccactgtgtgtgtgtgtgtgtgtgtgtgtgtgtgtgtgtactttagTTGGAGTTGCTTTTCAGCATACAATTAAACACCATGTATTTGAATATGTATTTCTCTTATTCTCTGAgatgttttattatttgtatgtttgttttgcaCATAACTATGAACTTTTTTTAGACACATCAGtgtgtgaacaggacttttattttgagccggtgatgtgacgtcatagatCTGCGCTGGGCAGCTGCGTCTGTttgagctgaagaaaggtttgtggttttattcatttaaatgtttaaattgatACAACGCAGTCAGTCTACTTCATAGTTTTTACATTGTAAAGGTGATTGATCCTTCTGTTACACGAGTAACAATAGAGGTGCGTGTCATTTCTGTCCGTCTTTGGTGAATCAGATGATAAACACGGATTTATTGAGTGATGGAGAAACGGATCTTTTCAAAACTCCAGTTCACAAATGACacactgacgacatctgctgTTCAAAACATTGGAAATACAACGACAACAACAGAAACGAACGTGTATACTAAACTTTTACTAACAATAGCAGTTTTCTGTCACTAAATGTAAGATATTAAAcgcaatataataattatatgcTTAATCTTAATTAAAACTGGTAATGTCTGAAATATCTGTTCTTTTATTTTCTgtgttcatttattatttattggtaAAATCTTTGAACAATAATCAGGCCATTAACTCTCACTCTGTTTGACTCTTTTGtcactgaactaggagctgattgagatgcacacagagatttagtttgcattcattttctttctgttaattgtttgcattttaaacaggacaaagtgttcaaacacacagaaaaacgtATGGTGAAGCAACTGATCCACATGACACACttttataaagatggcgtttattaaagaggagagtgaagacatgaagattgaggaaacattcagagtcaaacatgaagatactgaggaacaaacaaagatggtgtttattaaagatgagagtgaagacatgaagattgaagaaacattcagagtcaaacatgaagatactgaggaacaaacaaagatggtgtttattaaagatgagagtgaagacatgaagattgaggaaacattcagagtcaaacatgaagatactgaggaacaaacaaagatggcgtttattaaagatgagagtgaagacatgaagattgaagaaatattcagagtcaaacatgaagatactgaggaacaaacaaagatggagtttattaaagaggagaaggAAGACGTcgagattgaagaaacattcagagtcaaacatgaagatactgaggaacaaacaggttggttttcattctcaaagttgaaatgaatatttatgaataatttcaTACAATGTAGAAATGTAGAGTCgtttgacagaagtgttgagatcacatgacaaatactaatgCAGCTGAGAAGATCCTGCGTTCACACTGtgcatttgttattatgacatcATACATTTAAGTTGTAACATTAATGTGGAATTAGCCTTAACACAAAATATTTATGTCTCTAACATTAAACTGAATATCTGCTTCTAATTataaaccattgatttctagcactttagctaattatgcaaaagtatccaagaaaaaatatttattttgaacaAAGCAAACcacttaaaaaaaattgaagtgatcacatttggctactgcatgctatctacatttgttcatttaaagctatttggtaagcaaataaaacagccagtggacACTAAGGCTAcatctagggctgtgcaataaatcgcatgcgattgtcatgcgtatctcatcagtaaagccagttctgtgattagtagtaaatctccatcacctgcgttcagatggcgcggtatttaaaacactgagccctagatcactgaaaagctacgcaatatcgcgttcaaaatcacggatgaatcgcattcgattttgaatgcgatattgcgtagcttttcagtgctttactgatgagatacgcattacaatcgcatgcgatttattgcacagccctagctaCATCTAAATGAATCGGCAtgcaattttgttttaaaattttgtCAATCTACACTAGCGCTTTCAAgctttttccaaaagtttcttaTCAATAATTCTCAGCAAAACAtacattttgctaaaatatttgttgttgGACATTAAATGTGAAGTAGTATAAACCATAATGTACATAAATTTTAAGCTAGCTCAAATGAGTAAATGTCTGTTCCTCTATTATTTAATTCTTAAGTTAGCATTTTAAAGACTAGAGATAGAAGGTACAGCTGTAATAAAACCAGAGAGAAAGGCTGCATGGCTAGAAACTTCTGATCAACTGAATGTGCAAGTAGCAACCCTGGTAAattgttttcatattttaaaacaacatctttaaaggaacactccacttttttgggaaataggctcattctccaactccccccgagttaataagttgagttttaccgttttgaaatccattcagccgttctccggttctggtgaaaaaaacagcatatgctggttaggtatgttttggtgctgggatgctggttttagctggtttatgctggtcctttgctggtttatgctggtctcttgctggtttttgctggattatgctggtcatgttgctggtttatgctggtcctttgctggtttatgctggtcatgttgctggtcaaggaccagcataaaccagcaaaggaccagcatataccagctaaaaccagcatcccagcaccaaaacatacctaagcagcatatgctgttttttttttcagcagggcagttctgacgatatcacttttagcatagcttagcatagatcattgaatcctattagaccaatagcatcacgttcaaaaatgaccaacgagtttcaatacttgtcctatttaaaacttgactcttctgtagttatatcgtgtactaaaaccagtggaaatgcaaagcttcaattttctaggctgataagattaggaactacacttccattccggcgtaatagtcaaggaagtttgctgccgtaatatggacgcagcaggagcagtaataccacgcagcacatgtgcaaatgctaaactagctgggaactcatttctgataatactctgcCTACTTTgcccatattacggcagcaaactatgctaaaagtgatatcaccagaacaggagaacggctgaatggatttcaaaacggtaaatccacttattaactctggggggagttggagaatgagcctatttccaaaaaaagtggagtgttcctttaaatcttGGGCACAATACATTAAATACAGTTGGTTGCAgcctaattatttatttattattttagttaataTTTCCAAATACTTTAATGCTTAGATCTAAAACTCCTTTAGCTTGGATACTAAAGGCAAATAATTGTAGATGAGAGAGTCAGTGGTAAATAAAATCAGTGCGTTCCTATTGGTTCATGTTACAGGATTCTTAGTAGCCTGGAAGTTAGTCTTCCTCGGACCAGGTGTGTGTTGAGTGATATTTGAGAGATTAATGACTGTTTTCCACCATTTCTCATCCTGTGACAGTCAGTTTTGGGGTGTTTTCCAGTTAAAAGATCAGTGTAACAGCCCATTTTTATGATTAGCTAACATAACTGCCCCCTTAAAAAAACCTCAGAAGGAATTATTTTGTGATGAATTTTTCATTTGATGGTTAAATGATGGTCctctctctctaaatttgttgaattttaaTCCCCCTAGGAGACATAAAAATGGTAGACATCAGCCTAGATTTCCTAAACTCAGTCATTAGATTatctagtttttttttaaattaatagtaTGACAGCCAACTTAAACACTGTAAGATGCAGGCCGACCAGGATGAGGTTTGGACAGCATGAtatgagatctagcatacatgcatttcatatctacatgttttgatgttaattgctgTGTTGCATTAAACTGGAGTTGCATTTAACTTCtctgtttttccaccttagacctaacagcgccgaaagaggagagggaagtactgaatgaaactgaagagaaagatcagtttgagaatcttcatgatttcgtatctggagaaatatctttttgttccttacagtctgaaaagacttctaaacaaaaaagagctccaAAGACAGGAactatgagaattcacactgaagagaagcctcacacctgcaaacagtgtggaaagagtttttctcaAAAAGGG
Proteins encoded in this region:
- the LOC141333878 gene encoding uncharacterized protein, coding for MAFIKEESEDMKIEETFRVKHEDTEEQTKMVFIKDESEDMKIEETFRVKHEDTEEQTKMVFIKDESEDMKIEETFRVKHEDTEEQTKMAFIKDESEDMKIEEIFRVKHEDTEEQTKMEFIKEEKEDVEIEETFRVKHEDTEEQTDLTAPKEEREVLNETEEKDQFENLHDFVSGEISFCSLQSEKTSKQKRAPKTGTMRIHTEEKPHTCKQCGKSFSQKGGFNVHMRVHTGEKPFTCTQCGKSFTQKGSFNIHMRIHTGEKPHTCPQCGKSFSRKEWLNAHMSSHWREVFHML